The following are encoded together in the Peromyscus leucopus breed LL Stock chromosome 1, UCI_PerLeu_2.1, whole genome shotgun sequence genome:
- the LOC114684703 gene encoding tubby-related protein 2 isoform X2 — protein MVQANPDASLRHRRPRRGDDRFQWDSGWGFGAGNPFLQENVPQAHLPSRPPGALLSMGYVRDGGGQQAPLLPPTGAVYTQGDGAAVHHLCCVPDSSESDVEEVTMEDIPVIPPPPKTHLATRCRGWLASPGPGISEEEEVETKDAAFEPKAPSPAPAPTVSSGRVQEHLASCEEEENTAQKDIETRRPASGLGDEDLAKKEGSESAGTDSAPVPPKVLQDNKDPSNQNPCTWMCPAARPPGPRLGEDVEAYVLLPAARDHVVQCRIIRNKHGMDKGFFPSYYLYQEAEDGVAHFLLAGRKRKICKTSNYLISLDPKDMSRNGNNFVGKVRSNILGTKFTIFDNGVNPHRNYWIPDSTRIREKLGVVCYESNVLGFRGPRKMTVILPGMDRRKQRMRVQPQNDQDSIVSRLQKGARQGPLLLQNKAPSWSDESGGYVLNFHGRVTRASVKNFQIVHPDLPDYLVLQFGRVAPNIFTMDFQYPLCPLQAFAICLSSFDGKLACN, from the exons ATGGTTCAGGCCAATCCTGATGCTTCCCTGAGGCACCGGCGACCAAGGCGTGGGGATGATCGCTTCCAGTGGGACAGCGGCTGGGGATTTG gtgctgggaatcctTTCCTCCAGGAGAATGTACCACAGGCGCATCTCCCCTCCAGGCCCCCCGGTGCCCTGCTCTCCATGGGCTATGTCAGAGATGGTGGCGGCCAGCAGGCCCCCCTTCTGCCACCCACAGGAGCAG TGTACACTCAGGGTGATGGTGCTGCGGTCCACCATCTGTGCTGCGTCCCAGACAGCTCAGAGTCAGACGTGGAGGAAGTGACCATGGAGGACATCCCGGTCATCCCCCCGCCTCCCAAGACACACCTGGCAACCCGGTGCAGGGGCTGGTTAGCCTCCCCAGGACCTG GGATCAGCGAAGAGGAAGAGGTTGAAACCAAGGATGCTGCCTTTGAACCCAAGGCACCCAGTCCTGCCCCGGCCCCGACAGTGAGCTCTGGTAGGGTTCAGGAACACTTGGCATCCtgtgaggaggaagaaaacacagcACAAAAGGATATAGAAACAAGGAGACCAGCCTCTGGCCTCGGG GATGAAGACCTGGCGAAGAAAGAGGGCTCAGAGTCTGCAGGGACAGACAGCGCCCCAGTGCCGCCCAAGGTCTTGCAGGACAATAAGGACCCAAGCAACCAGAATCCTTGTACCTGGATGTGCCCCGCGGCCCGGCCCCCGGGCCCTCGGCTGGGGGAGGACGTGGAGGCCTATGTGCTGCTCCCCGCGGCCCGGGACCACGTGGTGCAGTGCCGCATCATCCGAAACAAGCATGGCATGGACAAGGGCTTCTTCCCATCCTACTACCTCTACCAGGAGGCGGAGGACGGTGTGGCG CATTTCCTTCTGGCTGGGCGGAAAAGGAAAATATGCAAAACCTCAAATTATCTCATCTCTCTGGATCCCAAAGATATGTCTCGCAACGGGAACAACTTTGTGGGCAAAGTTAG ATCCAATATCTTGGGCACGAAATTTACCATCTTTGATAATGGGGTGAACCCTCATCGGAACTACTGGATCCCAGACAGTACCCGGATCAGAGAGAAGCTGGGAGTCGTGTGTTAT GAAAGCAATGTCTTGGGGTTCCGGGGACCTCGGAAAATGACTGTGATACTTCCAGGAATGGACAGGCGCAAGCAGAGGATGAGAGTCCAGCCACAAAAT GATCAGGATTCGATAGTGAGTCGTCTACAAAAGGGTGCAAGACAAGGGCCGCTCCTACTGCAGAACAAGGCCCCATCCTGGAGCGACGAGAGCGGCGGCTACGTGCTCAATTTTCACGGTCGCGTCACTCGGGCTTCGGTCAAGAACTTCCAGATTGTGCACCCCGATCTAC CGGACTACCTGGTGCTCCAGTTCGGCCGCGTGGCCCCAAACATATTCACTATGGACTTCCAGTATCCTCTTTGCCCGCTCCAAGCTTTCGCCATCTGCTTATCCAGTTTCGACGGGAAACTGGCGTGTAACTGA
- the LOC114684703 gene encoding tubby-related protein 2 isoform X1, with protein MLTCSSNSEPPEQGISLLQWPRGIALLDMDLEGPRGPSQENEPWKKETVEDEFSGVRLQKLEQQQQLLEKKQRRRRQEPLMVQANPDASLRHRRPRRGDDRFQWDSGWGFGAGNPFLQENVPQAHLPSRPPGALLSMGYVRDGGGQQAPLLPPTGAVYTQGDGAAVHHLCCVPDSSESDVEEVTMEDIPVIPPPPKTHLATRCRGWLASPGPGISEEEEVETKDAAFEPKAPSPAPAPTVSSGRVQEHLASCEEEENTAQKDIETRRPASGLGDEDLAKKEGSESAGTDSAPVPPKVLQDNKDPSNQNPCTWMCPAARPPGPRLGEDVEAYVLLPAARDHVVQCRIIRNKHGMDKGFFPSYYLYQEAEDGVAHFLLAGRKRKICKTSNYLISLDPKDMSRNGNNFVGKVRSNILGTKFTIFDNGVNPHRNYWIPDSTRIREKLGVVCYESNVLGFRGPRKMTVILPGMDRRKQRMRVQPQNDQDSIVSRLQKGARQGPLLLQNKAPSWSDESGGYVLNFHGRVTRASVKNFQIVHPDLPDYLVLQFGRVAPNIFTMDFQYPLCPLQAFAICLSSFDGKLACN; from the exons ATGTTGACTTGCAGTTCCAATTCAGAACCCCCAGAACAAGGGATCAGTCTGCTTCAGTGGCCTAGAGGCATTGCTCTGTTGGACATGGACCTTGAGGGGCCAAGAGG ACCGTCTCAGGAAAATGAACCGTGGAAGAAAGA AACCGTGGAGGATGAATTCTCGGGTGTGAGGCTGCAGAAGTTGGAACAACAG CAACAGCTACTTGAGAAGAAGCAGCGCAGGAGGCGCCAGGAGCCCCTCATGGTTCAGGCCAATCCTGATGCTTCCCTGAGGCACCGGCGACCAAGGCGTGGGGATGATCGCTTCCAGTGGGACAGCGGCTGGGGATTTG gtgctgggaatcctTTCCTCCAGGAGAATGTACCACAGGCGCATCTCCCCTCCAGGCCCCCCGGTGCCCTGCTCTCCATGGGCTATGTCAGAGATGGTGGCGGCCAGCAGGCCCCCCTTCTGCCACCCACAGGAGCAG TGTACACTCAGGGTGATGGTGCTGCGGTCCACCATCTGTGCTGCGTCCCAGACAGCTCAGAGTCAGACGTGGAGGAAGTGACCATGGAGGACATCCCGGTCATCCCCCCGCCTCCCAAGACACACCTGGCAACCCGGTGCAGGGGCTGGTTAGCCTCCCCAGGACCTG GGATCAGCGAAGAGGAAGAGGTTGAAACCAAGGATGCTGCCTTTGAACCCAAGGCACCCAGTCCTGCCCCGGCCCCGACAGTGAGCTCTGGTAGGGTTCAGGAACACTTGGCATCCtgtgaggaggaagaaaacacagcACAAAAGGATATAGAAACAAGGAGACCAGCCTCTGGCCTCGGG GATGAAGACCTGGCGAAGAAAGAGGGCTCAGAGTCTGCAGGGACAGACAGCGCCCCAGTGCCGCCCAAGGTCTTGCAGGACAATAAGGACCCAAGCAACCAGAATCCTTGTACCTGGATGTGCCCCGCGGCCCGGCCCCCGGGCCCTCGGCTGGGGGAGGACGTGGAGGCCTATGTGCTGCTCCCCGCGGCCCGGGACCACGTGGTGCAGTGCCGCATCATCCGAAACAAGCATGGCATGGACAAGGGCTTCTTCCCATCCTACTACCTCTACCAGGAGGCGGAGGACGGTGTGGCG CATTTCCTTCTGGCTGGGCGGAAAAGGAAAATATGCAAAACCTCAAATTATCTCATCTCTCTGGATCCCAAAGATATGTCTCGCAACGGGAACAACTTTGTGGGCAAAGTTAG ATCCAATATCTTGGGCACGAAATTTACCATCTTTGATAATGGGGTGAACCCTCATCGGAACTACTGGATCCCAGACAGTACCCGGATCAGAGAGAAGCTGGGAGTCGTGTGTTAT GAAAGCAATGTCTTGGGGTTCCGGGGACCTCGGAAAATGACTGTGATACTTCCAGGAATGGACAGGCGCAAGCAGAGGATGAGAGTCCAGCCACAAAAT GATCAGGATTCGATAGTGAGTCGTCTACAAAAGGGTGCAAGACAAGGGCCGCTCCTACTGCAGAACAAGGCCCCATCCTGGAGCGACGAGAGCGGCGGCTACGTGCTCAATTTTCACGGTCGCGTCACTCGGGCTTCGGTCAAGAACTTCCAGATTGTGCACCCCGATCTAC CGGACTACCTGGTGCTCCAGTTCGGCCGCGTGGCCCCAAACATATTCACTATGGACTTCCAGTATCCTCTTTGCCCGCTCCAAGCTTTCGCCATCTGCTTATCCAGTTTCGACGGGAAACTGGCGTGTAACTGA
- the Ppp1r15a gene encoding protein phosphatase 1 regulatory subunit 15A, translating to MAPSPRPQHTPHWRDAHTFYLLSPLMGFLSRAWSRLRGPETPEPWLAGTLTAADQIEAQILLTPPLVPGNHLPRGEAEETGAPEEEGEAAQGPCLDVQASSSPPETWGLSDDERGEKRAQDGPREQEREHPAALPLRLPPRLHGADKSLGEVGAGGEAVTEPAYPPSHREGCPAEDEEDGETVKKADLIPRHKPSTAVYCPGEAGPQATEEDKADPPSSPLGSHSRACEVLSREGSKQEGEANPEAHGAGQDQPSQNADAEEEGNPEASSLSVCTGKAFLKSWVYCPGEDTEDDDSDWGSAEEEEGGQALSSPTSPAHAFLKSWVCRPGEDPEDDDDDSDWGSAGEDRIVQTCATPPTSAFLKAWVYCPGEDTEDDSESVLSDDSEAADPGRSPSLQAQAGRPGEQAEGCVEADPSFFQVAFYLPGEKSAPPWPEPKLPLRLQRRLRLFRTPTQDQDSGTPLHPRKVRFSEKVTVHFLAVWAGPAQAARRGPWEQFARDRSRFARRIAQVEEKLGPYLTPAFRARAWARLGNPALPLAFTPAPPQPGPCSPSEATPLSQAVTTPSALPSEAPPPSLDFGGRRG from the exons ATGGCCCCGAGCCCAAGACCCCAGCATACCCCGCACTGGAGGGATGCTCACACCTTctacctcctgtctccactgATGGGCTTCCTCAGCCGGGCTTGGAGCCGCCTGAGGGGCCCAGAAACCCCAGAGCCCTGGCTGGCAGGAACACTAACAGCAGCAGATCAGATAGAAGCTCAGATCCTGCTGACACCTCCCCTCGTCCCTGGGAACCACCTCCCTCGGGGGGAGGCCGAAGAAACCGGAGCTCCAGAAGAGGAGGGTGAAGCAGCCCAGGGGCCCTGCCTTGATGTGCAAGCCAGCAGTTCCCCTCCTGAAACTTGGGGACTTTCAGATGATGAACGCGGTGAGAAGCGAGCACAGGATGGCCCtagagagcaggagagggaacACCCAGCCGCCCTGCCTCTACGGCTGCCGCCTCGCCTGCACGGTGCCGATAAgagccttggggaggtgggggccGGAGGAGAGGCAGTGACTGAGCCGGCTTATCCCCCTTCACACCGGGAGGGTTGTCCAGCGGAGGATGAAGAGGATGGAGAAACTGTGAAGAAGGCTGACCTAATTCCAAGACACAAGCCCAGCACTGCTGTGTATTGCCCAGGGGAGGCAGGTCCTCAAGCCACGGAGGAAGATAAAGCTGACCCCCCCAGCTCTCCTTTAGGCTCCCACTCCAGAGCCTGCGAGGTCCTCTCTAGAGAGGGCTCCAAGCAGGAGGGAGAAGCCAACCCAGAGGCACATGGGGCAGGGCAGGATCAGCCTAGTCAGAATGCAGACGCCGAGGAAGAGGGAAACCCTGAGGCGTCATCGTTGTCTGTCTGTACGGGGAAGGCCTTCCTGAAGTCCTGGGTGTACTGCCCAGGAGAAGACACGGAGGACGATGACAGTGATTGGGGGtcagctgaggaagaggagggaggacaggcctTGTCGTCCCCTACCTCCCCTGCACATGCCTTCCTGAAGTCCTGGGTGTGTCGACCTGGGGAGGACCcggaggatgatgatgatgacagtgattGGGGGTCAGCTGGAGAAGACAGGATAGTGCAGACCTGTGCCACCCCCCCTACAAGTGCCTTTCTGAAGGCCTGGGTGTACTGCCCAGGCGAGGACACAGAAGATGACTCGGAGAGTGTGCTTTCGGATGATTCAGAAGCAGCTGACCCAGGCAGGAGTCCTAGCCTTCAGGCCCAGGCTGGTCGACCTGGAGAGCAGGCAGAGGGGTGTGTGGAAGCAGACCCCTCTTTCTTCCAGGTGGCCTTCTATTTACCCGGAGAGAAGTCAGCACCACCTTGGCCTGAACCTAAACTGCCCCTTCGACTACAAAGGAGACTCAGGCTGTTCAGAACCCCCACCCAGGATCAGGACTCCGGGACGCCTCTACACCCCAGAAAG GTGCGCTTTTCTGAGAAAGTCACCGTCCATTTCCTGGCTGTCTGGGCAGGACCAGCCCAGGCTGCCCGCCGAGGTCCCTGGGAACAGTTCGCACGAGATCGGAGCCGCTTTGCCCGCCGCATTGCCCAGGTGGAGGAGAAGCTGGGTCCTTACCTCACCCCTGCCTTCAGGGCCAGAGCCTGGGCGCGCCTTGGAAACCCAGCCCTCCCTCTGGCCTTCACCCCTGCTCCTCCACAGCCTGGGCCTTGCTCCCCCTCTGAGGCCACGCCCTTGAGCCAAGCTGTGACCACACCCTCTGCCCTTCCCAGTgaggcccctccccccagcctggACTTCGGTGGAAGGCGGGGCTAA